Proteins encoded by one window of uncultured Draconibacterium sp.:
- a CDS encoding metallophosphoesterase family protein: MKRIGLLSDTHGFIHDRIFTFFDKVDEIWHAGDIGNIETADRLADFKALRGVYGNIDGQDVRVVHPMHQRFKCEEVDVWMTHIGGYPGRYERYVKPDIYSNSPDLFISGHSHILKVIYDKKLNFLHMNPGAAGYKGFHKVCTALRFVIDGANIRDLEIWEIPRNEIIRRE, from the coding sequence ATGAAACGAATTGGACTGTTATCCGACACACATGGGTTTATCCACGACCGGATTTTTACTTTCTTCGATAAAGTGGATGAAATATGGCATGCCGGTGATATTGGAAATATAGAAACAGCAGATCGTTTGGCTGACTTTAAAGCTTTACGCGGTGTTTACGGAAATATCGACGGACAGGATGTTCGTGTGGTTCATCCCATGCATCAGCGTTTTAAATGCGAGGAAGTGGATGTTTGGATGACGCATATCGGTGGTTATCCCGGGCGATACGAGCGCTACGTAAAGCCCGATATTTACTCCAATTCACCCGATCTGTTTATAAGCGGGCATTCGCATATTTTAAAAGTGATTTACGATAAGAAGCTTAACTTTTTACACATGAATCCCGGAGCAGCAGGATACAAAGGTTTTCACAAAGTTTGTACGGCACTGCGTTTTGTTATTGACGGTGCAAATATTAGGGATTTGGAGATTTGGGAAATACCACGAAACGAAATAATTAGAAGAGAGTAA
- a CDS encoding phospholipase D-like domain-containing protein: MHDLFNYFVKRCDSLNEQEVPNSITGRLKKLNRLNRENLKSQLIEKGKQLEASGLNNVISWLETCITLINEHAFHFNQVFFSPGKEIKNEIRQLLDHATETVDLCIFTITDNELAKKIKSCHKRGVKVRIITDDEKVEDNGSEITELAKAGIPVKTDHSHYHMHNKFGIIDGQIAITGSFNWTYTATKHNQENLLATTKYEIVKQYNEEFERLWKELFDFKILV, translated from the coding sequence ATGCATGACCTATTTAATTACTTTGTGAAACGCTGCGATTCGCTTAATGAGCAGGAGGTGCCGAATTCGATTACCGGCAGATTAAAAAAACTTAATCGTTTAAACAGAGAAAACTTAAAAAGCCAGCTGATTGAAAAAGGCAAACAACTGGAAGCATCCGGGCTCAACAATGTTATTTCGTGGCTGGAAACCTGCATTACGCTGATTAATGAACATGCTTTCCACTTTAATCAGGTATTTTTTAGTCCGGGTAAAGAAATCAAAAACGAAATCAGGCAACTTCTCGATCATGCAACAGAAACCGTCGATTTGTGCATATTTACCATCACCGACAATGAATTAGCAAAAAAAATTAAGTCGTGCCACAAACGGGGAGTAAAAGTGCGTATAATTACCGACGATGAAAAGGTAGAAGACAATGGCTCTGAAATCACCGAACTTGCCAAAGCCGGAATTCCCGTAAAAACAGATCATTCGCATTACCACATGCACAATAAATTTGGAATTATTGATGGACAGATCGCGATTACCGGAAGTTTTAACTGGACTTACACTGCCACAAAACACAACCAGGAAAACCTGCTGGCTACTACAAAATATGAAATTGTAAAACAATACAACGAAGAGTTCGAAAGGCTTTGGAAGGAATTATTTGACTTTAAAATTTTAGTTTAA
- the prmA gene encoding 50S ribosomal protein L11 methyltransferase: MDYQKVTIQITPFQEWLRDILNAQLAEIGFDSFVETETGFEAFIPSANYSEESLNTVLEAFSGDFSFDVESEFIADQNWNEEWEKNYFKPLVIGGECMIRAPFHNEYPEAKYEIIIEPNMAFGTGNHETTATIIESILQNDLSGKTILDMGCGTGILSILASMKGAKQITAIDIDKWSYEGTLENAQLNNISNIEIRLGDASLLGNEKYDLIFANIHKNVLLNDMEAYHSVLNNGGTLIMSGFYTEDIPDIVAKAEELGMKNAGFVEKNNWVAHSFLKPD, encoded by the coding sequence ATGGATTACCAAAAAGTTACTATACAAATCACACCGTTTCAGGAGTGGTTACGCGATATTTTAAATGCTCAGCTGGCAGAAATTGGCTTCGACAGTTTTGTGGAAACAGAAACAGGTTTTGAAGCTTTTATTCCCTCAGCTAACTATTCAGAAGAAAGTTTAAATACTGTACTGGAGGCCTTCTCCGGAGATTTCTCGTTCGACGTAGAATCCGAATTTATTGCCGATCAGAACTGGAACGAAGAGTGGGAAAAGAATTATTTTAAACCGTTGGTAATTGGCGGTGAATGTATGATCCGTGCACCTTTTCATAATGAATATCCCGAAGCAAAATACGAAATTATTATTGAGCCGAACATGGCTTTCGGAACCGGAAATCATGAGACAACAGCTACCATCATCGAATCGATTCTGCAAAACGATTTGAGTGGAAAGACCATTCTTGATATGGGTTGCGGTACTGGAATTCTCAGCATTCTGGCATCGATGAAAGGGGCAAAACAGATTACTGCCATCGACATCGATAAGTGGTCGTACGAAGGAACACTGGAAAATGCCCAACTAAACAACATCAGCAACATTGAAATAAGACTTGGTGACGCCAGCTTGCTTGGAAACGAAAAATACGATTTGATTTTTGCCAATATCCATAAAAATGTTTTACTAAACGACATGGAAGCATATCATTCGGTATTGAACAATGGAGGAACACTGATCATGAGCGGTTTCTACACCGAAGACATTCCCGATATTGTTGCAAAAGCCGAAGAACTGGGAATGAAAAATGCCGGCTTTGTGGAGAAAAATAACTGGGTAGCACATTCGTTCTTAAAACCAGATTGA